The proteins below are encoded in one region of Desulfobacterales bacterium:
- the nuoF gene encoding NADH-quinone oxidoreductase subunit NuoF, translating to MATARLHLMLCGGTGCQASGSREFHAALEEEIKKQGLKDEIKVVETGCNGFCALGPVMLVQPEGIFYQQLKPEHAPLLVEEHFLKGRPVEKLLYVEPASKETIPIMTDIPFFAHQKFWVMKNKGAIDPESIDEYIARDGYFGMAKALTEMRPEEIIQEVRDSGLRGRGGAGFPAGLKWQFASKAESDIKYVLCNADEGDPGAFMDRSILEADPHAVLEGMIIAAKAINASQGYIYCRTEYPLAIERLNLAIKKAREYGLLGEDILGTGFNFDIDIYQGAGAFVCGEETALMRSIEGKRGMPRPRPPFPANKGLFDRPSVLNNVETLANVGQIILNGAEWYASVGTESSKGTKVFALSGDINNIGLVEVPMGITLRKMIYDIGGGIPKKRKFKAVQLGGPSGGCVPEQYLDTAVDYEEIARVGAIMGSGGVIIMDEKTCMVDMARFFMDFIQDESCGKCVPCREGTRRLLEILNKICGGKGEPGDIEDLEELSAVIKESSLCGLGQTAPNPVLSTLRYFKDEYIAHVYEKRCPAKKCAALLEFRVDPDKCKKCGMCYKVCPVGAISWQKKEPAYIDQSKCIQCLSCYEACRFGAID from the coding sequence ATGGCTACTGCGCGACTCCACCTGATGCTTTGCGGCGGAACCGGATGCCAGGCCTCCGGCAGCCGTGAGTTTCATGCAGCACTTGAAGAAGAAATAAAAAAACAGGGACTTAAAGACGAGATCAAAGTTGTTGAAACCGGCTGCAACGGATTCTGCGCCCTGGGGCCGGTGATGCTGGTCCAACCCGAGGGCATCTTCTACCAGCAGCTAAAGCCCGAACATGCCCCGCTGCTTGTGGAAGAGCATTTCCTCAAGGGCCGGCCGGTGGAAAAACTCCTCTATGTGGAGCCGGCCTCCAAGGAAACCATCCCCATCATGACGGATATCCCCTTTTTCGCCCACCAGAAATTCTGGGTGATGAAGAACAAAGGGGCCATAGATCCCGAATCCATTGATGAATACATTGCCAGAGACGGCTATTTCGGCATGGCTAAGGCGCTCACTGAGATGCGCCCGGAAGAGATTATCCAGGAAGTCAGGGACTCGGGGCTTCGGGGCAGAGGCGGCGCCGGGTTTCCCGCCGGACTGAAATGGCAGTTTGCGAGCAAGGCGGAAAGCGACATCAAATACGTACTGTGTAACGCGGATGAAGGGGACCCGGGTGCCTTCATGGACCGGAGCATCCTGGAAGCGGATCCGCATGCGGTACTCGAGGGGATGATTATCGCGGCCAAAGCCATCAATGCCAGCCAGGGCTATATCTACTGCCGCACCGAATATCCGCTCGCCATCGAGCGCTTAAACCTGGCCATTAAAAAGGCCCGGGAATACGGCCTGCTGGGCGAAGATATTCTGGGCACCGGGTTTAATTTTGATATCGACATCTACCAGGGGGCGGGCGCGTTCGTATGCGGGGAGGAAACCGCTTTGATGCGCTCCATCGAGGGAAAGCGCGGCATGCCCCGGCCCCGGCCGCCCTTTCCGGCCAACAAAGGCCTCTTCGATCGCCCCTCAGTATTAAATAATGTGGAAACACTGGCCAATGTGGGCCAAATTATTCTAAACGGGGCGGAATGGTATGCCAGTGTGGGCACCGAATCCAGCAAAGGCACCAAGGTGTTCGCCCTGTCCGGGGATATTAATAATATCGGCCTGGTGGAAGTCCCCATGGGAATTACGCTGCGTAAAATGATCTACGATATCGGCGGCGGTATCCCCAAAAAACGAAAATTCAAGGCGGTGCAGCTGGGCGGGCCCTCCGGCGGCTGCGTCCCGGAACAGTATCTTGACACGGCGGTTGATTATGAGGAGATCGCCCGGGTGGGGGCCATTATGGGCTCCGGCGGGGTCATCATCATGGATGAAAAAACCTGCATGGTGGATATGGCCCGGTTTTTCATGGATTTTATCCAGGATGAATCCTGCGGCAAATGTGTCCCCTGCCGGGAGGGCACCCGGCGGCTGCTGGAGATTTTAAACAAAATCTGCGGGGGCAAAGGTGAACCCGGGGACATCGAAGACCTGGAAGAACTCTCGGCGGTCATCAAGGAATCCTCCCTGTGCGGTCTGGGCCAGACCGCCCCCAATCCGGTGCTCTCCACCCTGCGCTACTTCAAGGATGAATACATCGCCCATGTTTATGAAAAACGCTGCCCGGCCAAAAAATGCGCCGCCCTGCTGGAATTCCGGGTTGATCCGGACAAATGCAAAAAATGCGGCATGTGCTACAAGGTCTGCCCGGTGGGCGCCATCTCGTGGCAGAAAAAGGAGCCGGCCTATATTGACCAGTCCAAATGCATCCAGTGCCTCTCCTGCTATGAGGCCTGCCGGTTCGGGGCGATTGATTGA
- a CDS encoding (2Fe-2S) ferredoxin domain-containing protein encodes MAKMSIDDLKQIKEKTAKETSLRGGAASIKITVHMGTCGIAAGARDVMNALMDEMAQTDRQDIRVVASGCMGMCSCEPNVTVKKEGEEPIVYQHMTANKMRQVFGRHVLEGEVQTDFALAKM; translated from the coding sequence ATGGCCAAAATGAGCATTGACGATCTGAAGCAGATCAAGGAAAAAACCGCCAAAGAAACCTCCTTAAGGGGCGGGGCGGCCAGCATTAAAATCACGGTGCATATGGGCACCTGCGGCATTGCCGCCGGTGCCCGGGATGTCATGAATGCGCTGATGGATGAAATGGCCCAGACCGACCGTCAGGATATCCGGGTGGTGGCCTCGGGCTGTATGGGCATGTGCAGCTGTGAGCCGAATGTAACGGTTAAGAAGGAAGGCGAGGAGCCGATTGTCTATCAGCATATGACCGCCAATAAAATGCGGCAGGTCTTCGGCCGGCACGTGCTTGAGGGGGAAGTCCAAACGGATTTTGCTTTAGCCAAAATGTAA
- the nuoE gene encoding NADH-quinone oxidoreductase subunit NuoE has protein sequence MARLEHPDITSDMTTRIDEVINTHRETAGAVIPVLRESQDIVGYLPVELIDYISSGLNLPKSEVLGVATFYSLFSLTPKGRHIIRVCMGTACYVKGGKEIMNRIRQNYGLEEGDTSEDRRFSLEAVRCLGACGLAPVMVIGQDTHGGVTPDRVINILEEYE, from the coding sequence ATGGCGCGACTTGAACACCCCGATATAACGAGTGATATGACAACCCGGATTGATGAAGTCATCAATACCCACAGGGAAACGGCCGGTGCCGTCATCCCCGTTTTACGGGAGAGCCAGGACATTGTGGGCTACCTGCCGGTTGAGCTTATCGACTATATCAGCAGCGGCCTGAACCTGCCCAAAAGCGAAGTGCTGGGCGTTGCCACATTTTACTCCCTTTTTTCCCTCACGCCGAAAGGCCGCCACATCATCCGGGTCTGCATGGGAACAGCCTGCTATGTCAAGGGCGGCAAAGAGATCATGAACCGCATCAGACAAAACTACGGACTTGAAGAAGGCGACACTTCCGAGGACCGCCGATTTTCCCTGGAAGCCGTGCGATGTCTGGGCGCCTGCGGGCTGGCACCGGTGATGGTGATCGGCCAGGACACCCACGGCGGGGTCACCCCGGATCGGGTTATCAATATACTCGAAGAATATGAATAA
- a CDS encoding DRTGG domain-containing protein: MERRVKGGYCGDLLSEIMANAPEGCVWLTIQVHQNIVAVAVLREMAAIILVGGNSPDEETKAKADAEGIPVLLTSLDAFSLAGRLYAAGVVNHTG; the protein is encoded by the coding sequence ATGGAACGGAGGGTAAAGGGCGGCTACTGCGGGGATCTGCTAAGCGAGATTATGGCCAATGCCCCGGAGGGATGCGTCTGGCTGACCATCCAGGTCCACCAGAATATTGTGGCGGTAGCCGTTCTGCGGGAGATGGCCGCCATCATCTTGGTCGGAGGTAATTCGCCGGATGAGGAAACCAAAGCCAAAGCGGATGCAGAGGGCATTCCTGTCTTGCTGACATCCCTGGATGCATTCTCATTGGCCGGCCGTCTTTATGCCGCTGGTGTGGTAAATCATACGGGCTGA
- a CDS encoding PAS domain S-box protein, whose amino-acid sequence MYEQFNNLLEDISDPIYLMDPEGAIQYLNEAARGVLGFECTSNPLTCRLSDCHPKWAEEMIREQAIPSAIANGRWRGESALLTRNGMVLPVFQTIHVQRTSLGGIAHLSAVFKADTGDYFEKARKLDRLTQLETLIQLSKHVMEETRRSAVIQQVVSAACALTKGNVCIFCKITPAGRAVIDKALDGSPACELLMADIWKLLDAPKFLADLARKKSLRLVSAEFYSYSEKFPNPSGETTQAGLKHLVSARLDEPAGEGGGMILVGNTDNVAFTPEDEAMLIHLAAFTELALRHIHSNKEARRRSREMELIFTNLKEAVMVCDVNGSPVMANPACVAFLGFDPVGTSCRNVARQMRLQLPDGTRIFSDEMPYARALRGESVLDERYYGYDDNDNPLVYIISSTPLYRDDEVVGAVTVWRDETDLERLTEQLISEQSALQTIIRSAPEGIVVVDKECRITMANPTAVRLYGREVPYGQPLAAQTDLSLMHPDGTPFDPMDLPLSRSVFNGEVLYDQEMAISLPDGRMRYLLVNTTPIKNQAHEVIGGVGVFHDITQRRSEKVQLQQDKNILEKRVAERNVELEHLVETLKTEIEERKRVEQKLRESQQELRLMSRRTLEALEADKQAVAKELHDSIGASLAAIKFSLEERLSAMQSVPDVDTISLEKIVSYLLYTIKETKRIAAELRPTTLDDLGLLATIDWFCREFSGFYKNIEITNEITIHESELSDAMKIVIYRILQESFNNAAKHAEASNIHFTLGRYNGGIQMVVTDDGSGFVPKSDVFAEDPLTGHGIEGMRERAELCGGQLEINSREGEGTKITVTLPL is encoded by the coding sequence ATGTATGAGCAGTTTAACAATTTACTGGAAGACATTTCAGATCCCATCTATCTGATGGATCCGGAGGGCGCGATTCAATATTTGAATGAAGCCGCCCGGGGCGTTTTGGGCTTTGAATGTACGTCCAATCCTTTAACCTGTCGGTTGTCGGACTGTCATCCGAAGTGGGCCGAAGAGATGATCCGGGAACAGGCCATTCCCTCAGCCATTGCCAACGGCCGGTGGCGGGGGGAAAGCGCGCTTCTCACCCGAAACGGGATGGTGCTTCCGGTCTTTCAGACGATTCATGTGCAGCGCACCTCTCTTGGCGGCATTGCGCACCTGTCCGCCGTTTTCAAGGCCGATACCGGCGACTATTTTGAAAAGGCGAGAAAACTGGATCGGCTGACCCAGCTGGAAACGCTGATTCAGCTGTCCAAGCATGTCATGGAGGAAACCCGCCGAAGCGCCGTGATTCAGCAGGTGGTTTCCGCAGCCTGCGCCCTGACCAAAGGCAATGTCTGTATATTCTGTAAAATAACCCCCGCCGGCCGGGCAGTTATTGACAAGGCCCTTGACGGAAGTCCCGCCTGTGAGCTTTTGATGGCCGATATCTGGAAGCTCTTGGATGCCCCGAAATTTTTGGCGGATCTGGCCCGGAAAAAATCGCTGCGTCTGGTTTCAGCGGAATTTTACTCTTATAGCGAGAAATTTCCGAACCCATCGGGTGAAACCACCCAAGCCGGGCTAAAGCACCTGGTCTCTGCCCGCCTGGATGAGCCCGCAGGAGAGGGCGGGGGCATGATTCTGGTGGGCAATACCGATAATGTGGCTTTTACGCCGGAAGATGAGGCCATGCTGATTCATCTGGCCGCGTTCACGGAACTGGCCCTGCGGCATATCCATTCAAACAAAGAGGCCAGGCGACGCTCCCGGGAAATGGAACTTATTTTTACCAACCTCAAGGAAGCGGTGATGGTCTGCGATGTCAACGGCTCGCCGGTGATGGCCAATCCGGCCTGCGTCGCATTCCTGGGGTTTGATCCGGTGGGCACCTCATGCCGCAATGTCGCCCGGCAGATGCGGCTGCAGCTGCCGGACGGCACCCGGATTTTTTCAGATGAAATGCCTTACGCAAGGGCGCTGCGCGGCGAATCCGTTCTGGATGAGCGCTATTACGGCTATGATGATAATGACAACCCGCTGGTCTACATTATATCCTCAACTCCTTTGTATCGGGACGATGAAGTCGTCGGCGCGGTGACGGTCTGGCGGGATGAGACCGATCTGGAGCGTCTCACCGAGCAGTTGATCTCCGAGCAGTCCGCCCTGCAGACCATTATCCGGAGTGCGCCGGAGGGGATCGTGGTGGTGGATAAGGAATGCCGGATTACCATGGCCAATCCCACGGCCGTCCGTCTGTACGGCCGGGAGGTGCCCTATGGGCAGCCATTGGCCGCCCAGACGGATTTAAGTTTGATGCATCCGGACGGCACCCCTTTTGATCCAATGGATCTGCCGCTTTCCCGCTCGGTTTTTAACGGCGAGGTGCTTTATGACCAGGAAATGGCCATATCCCTGCCTGACGGCCGTATGCGGTATCTTTTGGTCAATACCACGCCCATCAAAAATCAGGCGCATGAAGTTATCGGCGGGGTCGGCGTCTTCCATGACATTACCCAGCGGCGCAGTGAAAAGGTGCAGCTCCAGCAGGATAAGAATATCCTTGAAAAACGGGTGGCTGAGCGCAACGTGGAGCTTGAGCATCTGGTTGAAACTTTAAAGACGGAAATCGAGGAGCGAAAGCGCGTGGAGCAAAAGCTCAGGGAGTCGCAGCAGGAACTGCGGCTTATGTCCAGGCGCACGCTTGAGGCCCTTGAGGCGGACAAGCAGGCAGTGGCCAAAGAGCTGCACGACAGCATCGGTGCAAGCCTTGCGGCCATTAAATTCAGCCTGGAAGAGCGGCTTTCCGCCATGCAGTCAGTCCCGGATGTGGATACCATCTCTCTTGAGAAAATCGTGTCCTATCTTTTGTATACCATCAAGGAAACCAAGCGGATAGCAGCGGAGCTGCGGCCGACAACGCTTGATGATCTTGGGCTTTTGGCCACTATTGATTGGTTTTGCCGTGAATTTTCGGGGTTTTATAAAAATATCGAGATCACCAATGAGATCACCATTCATGAATCCGAACTATCCGATGCGATGAAAATCGTCATTTATCGGATTCTTCAGGAATCTTTTAATAATGCCGCCAAGCACGCCGAGGCATCGAATATCCATTTTACGCTGGGCCGATATAACGGCGGGATTCAGATGGTAGTAACAGATGACGGAAGCGGGTTTGTGCCAAAATCCGATGTATTTGCCGAGGACCCCTTAACCGGCCATGGCATCGAAGGCATGCGCGAGCGCGCCGAACTCTGCGGCGGCCAATTGGAGATCAACTCCCGGGAGGGGGAGGGGACAAAGATCACCGTTACCCTGCCGCTTTAA
- a CDS encoding rubrerythrin family protein: MKQMTEQHMINAFGGESMANMRYKHFAIQAEKESFPNVARLFNAVAHAEFIHAGDHYRELKHLDGGFLATSMGAFGPGDTAKNLGLAIDGENFEVTEMYPTYMEVADFQGEKSAYRSFDWSYQTEKQHLALYQKAKEAVDSGKDVELDTIQVCSVCGYTLEGEAPDNCPVCKAKKENFVAYE; the protein is encoded by the coding sequence ATGAAACAGATGACTGAGCAGCACATGATCAATGCATTTGGCGGGGAAAGTATGGCCAATATGCGGTATAAGCATTTCGCCATACAGGCGGAAAAAGAGAGTTTTCCCAATGTGGCCCGGCTTTTCAACGCCGTCGCCCATGCGGAGTTCATCCATGCGGGCGATCATTACAGAGAATTAAAGCATCTTGACGGCGGTTTTCTCGCCACCAGCATGGGCGCCTTCGGCCCGGGTGATACCGCTAAGAATCTGGGCCTGGCCATTGACGGCGAGAATTTCGAGGTGACCGAAATGTATCCGACATACATGGAGGTGGCTGATTTTCAGGGGGAAAAGAGCGCTTACCGGAGTTTTGACTGGTCCTATCAGACCGAAAAGCAGCACCTGGCGCTTTACCAAAAGGCCAAGGAGGCGGTTGACAGCGGAAAAGATGTGGAACTGGACACCATTCAGGTCTGCAGCGTCTGCGGGTATACCCTGGAGGGTGAGGCCCCGGACAACTGCCCGGTGTGCAAGGCCAAAAAAGAGAACTTCGTGGCCTACGAGTAG
- a CDS encoding ATP-binding protein, whose amino-acid sequence MKELSLHILDVAENGISAGADQVAIEVIEDRRQNRLTLVIADNGRGIPMDQVDRAIDPFYTSRTTRRVGMGLSLLNAAARQCDGHMWIDSDAGKGTRITAEFVYDHIDRAPVGDMAATMISLIMGSPGIDFEYRHEVDGREFVLNTREVKSALDGRQINDPEVFQYIMETLRTGENRLRQGG is encoded by the coding sequence GTGAAAGAGTTGTCGCTTCACATTCTGGATGTGGCGGAAAACGGGATTTCCGCCGGGGCGGATCAGGTTGCCATCGAGGTGATCGAGGACCGCCGGCAGAACCGGTTGACGCTAGTCATAGCGGATAATGGCCGGGGTATCCCTATGGATCAGGTTGACCGCGCCATTGATCCGTTTTATACTTCCCGTACCACCCGGCGGGTGGGCATGGGGCTTTCTTTGCTAAATGCCGCAGCCCGCCAGTGTGACGGGCATATGTGGATTGACTCCGATGCCGGCAAGGGCACCCGGATTACGGCGGAATTTGTGTATGATCATATTGACCGGGCGCCGGTGGGCGACATGGCGGCAACCATGATATCACTGATCATGGGCAGTCCGGGGATAGATTTTGAATACCGGCACGAGGTGGACGGCCGGGAATTCGTATTGAACACCCGGGAAGTCAAGTCGGCTTTGGACGGCCGGCAGATCAACGATCCCGAGGTGTTTCAGTATATCATGGAAACGCTTCGCACCGGTGAAAACCGGTTGAGGCAGGGAGGATAA
- a CDS encoding class II SORL domain-containing protein, translating into MASIGDLFQSGDWKNEKHVPVIECPEGVTADEMFEVKLSIGKEISHPNTTEHHIRWMRLYFKPANDKFAYEVGNFEFTAHGEAAAGANQGPVYTDHAVTARLKVNQSGTLIAASYCNIHGLWESSREIAVG; encoded by the coding sequence ATGGCAAGTATCGGGGATCTATTTCAATCCGGCGATTGGAAAAACGAAAAACACGTGCCGGTGATCGAGTGTCCGGAAGGCGTAACCGCGGATGAGATGTTTGAGGTCAAGCTCTCCATCGGAAAGGAGATCTCGCATCCCAATACCACCGAGCATCACATCCGGTGGATGCGGCTCTATTTCAAGCCGGCAAATGACAAGTTTGCCTACGAGGTCGGAAATTTCGAGTTCACCGCCCACGGTGAAGCGGCAGCCGGCGCCAACCAGGGGCCGGTCTATACCGATCATGCGGTAACCGCAAGACTCAAGGTCAACCAGTCCGGAACGCTTATCGCTGCCTCTTACTGCAATATCCACGGGCTCTGGGAAAGTTCCAGGGAGATCGCCGTCGGATAG
- a CDS encoding response regulator transcription factor, whose translation MEDKKTVFIAEDHQLFRDGLKAMLAAREGLEVIGEARDGLEAINSIKKKQPDLLLLDLSMPRLSGISVIKELRRHFSDMRILVLTIHESDQYVIETFEAGANGYCIKDASREELLLAITSILNGKTYISPGIADNVMEGYLEGHKKIKSKSSWENLTHREREVLKLLAEGYTNKQIGDLLNISVKTVEKHRANIMQKLNLHNAAALTAFAIDQGLVQQK comes from the coding sequence ATGGAAGATAAAAAAACCGTCTTTATTGCAGAAGATCACCAACTATTCCGTGACGGCCTGAAAGCCATGCTCGCCGCCAGGGAAGGGCTCGAGGTTATTGGCGAAGCCAGAGACGGGTTGGAAGCCATTAACTCGATCAAAAAGAAGCAGCCGGATCTCCTGCTCTTAGACCTCTCCATGCCCCGTTTAAGCGGCATCAGCGTCATTAAGGAGCTGCGCCGGCATTTCAGCGACATGCGGATCCTGGTGCTGACCATCCATGAGTCCGATCAGTATGTGATTGAAACATTCGAAGCGGGGGCCAACGGCTACTGCATTAAAGATGCCAGCCGCGAGGAACTGCTGCTCGCCATAACCAGCATTTTAAACGGCAAAACCTATATCAGCCCGGGGATTGCGGATAATGTCATGGAAGGCTATCTGGAAGGGCATAAAAAAATTAAATCCAAATCCTCGTGGGAAAACCTGACCCACCGGGAGCGGGAAGTTTTAAAGCTGCTCGCCGAGGGCTATACCAACAAACAGATCGGCGATCTCTTAAATATCAGCGTTAAAACCGTGGAAAAGCACCGGGCCAACATCATGCAAAAGCTAAACCTTCACAATGCCGCGGCATTAACCGCGTTTGCCATTGACCAGGGCCTGGTCCAGCAGAAATAA
- a CDS encoding dihydrolipoyl dehydrogenase — MGLKSEASKKIRKKPDKTYDVIVIGSGSGMAVVENAIQQGLRVALVDKGPAGGTCLNVGCIPSKMLVSVADRIMEIREADRFGIEARIESIDFSRIMKEMRDAVIPDHQQIHRALKSEEKIDYYEGTGHFVAPNEIAINNHRIRGDKIFIAAGSRPVIPEIPGLDRIAYLTNETLLKLEALPESMVIIGGGYIACEYGHFFSALGTDVTIVQNRDRLLPDEEPEISEILAFDLANRVTIYNDSEVDGVQPADGKINAAVRNLKDGKTRSLSVEHILVAAGRRSNANLLQVENAGLETDANGFIRTDAYLQTSRKGIWAFGDIIGRQMFTHTANAEADIVWDNAMNGERESIDYDVVPRAVFTYPPVGAVGLTAEQAAKVHEILVGTARYGDVAKGMALREDRGMAKVVLEKESLKLLGFHIIGPHAPILIQEVANAMAIGGQLGALFSGQHIHPALTELIPKTFGNLSEPG; from the coding sequence ATGGGGCTTAAGAGTGAGGCGTCAAAAAAGATCCGGAAAAAACCGGATAAAACCTATGATGTGATTGTGATCGGTTCCGGATCCGGAATGGCGGTTGTGGAAAATGCCATTCAGCAGGGACTTCGGGTGGCCCTGGTGGATAAGGGGCCGGCCGGGGGGACCTGTTTGAATGTGGGGTGTATCCCGTCGAAAATGTTGGTGTCGGTGGCGGATCGTATCATGGAGATCCGCGAGGCGGATCGCTTCGGTATTGAGGCCAGAATTGAATCCATTGATTTTTCCAGGATCATGAAGGAGATGCGCGATGCGGTCATACCGGATCATCAGCAGATCCACAGGGCGCTTAAGTCAGAAGAGAAAATCGATTATTATGAGGGAACCGGGCATTTTGTGGCCCCGAATGAAATCGCGATAAACAACCACCGGATCCGGGGGGATAAGATTTTTATCGCCGCCGGAAGCCGCCCGGTGATCCCCGAAATCCCGGGGCTTGACCGGATTGCCTACCTGACCAATGAAACCCTGCTTAAGCTGGAGGCGCTGCCCGAATCCATGGTGATTATCGGCGGCGGCTATATCGCTTGTGAATACGGGCATTTTTTCTCAGCCTTGGGCACAGATGTCACCATTGTTCAGAACCGGGACCGGCTGCTGCCCGACGAGGAGCCTGAAATATCGGAAATTCTGGCATTTGATCTGGCAAACCGAGTGACTATTTATAATGATTCGGAAGTTGACGGGGTCCAGCCGGCTGATGGCAAAATCAATGCGGCGGTTCGCAATCTTAAGGATGGAAAGACGCGGTCCTTGTCTGTGGAGCATATCCTGGTGGCTGCGGGCCGGCGGTCCAATGCAAACCTGTTGCAGGTTGAAAACGCGGGGCTTGAAACGGATGCCAATGGGTTTATCCGCACGGATGCATATCTCCAGACCAGCCGGAAAGGGATATGGGCGTTCGGGGATATAATCGGCCGGCAGATGTTTACCCACACGGCCAATGCCGAGGCGGATATCGTCTGGGATAATGCCATGAACGGCGAGCGTGAGTCGATAGACTATGATGTGGTTCCCCGGGCGGTGTTTACCTACCCGCCGGTCGGGGCGGTGGGGCTCACAGCGGAGCAGGCCGCAAAGGTCCATGAGATTTTGGTGGGCACCGCGCGGTACGGGGATGTGGCCAAGGGGATGGCGCTTCGCGAGGACCGCGGCATGGCCAAGGTGGTCCTTGAGAAAGAGAGCTTAAAGCTTTTGGGGTTTCATATCATCGGTCCGCATGCGCCCATCCTGATTCAGGAGGTGGCCAATGCCATGGCCATCGGCGGCCAATTGGGGGCGTTATTTTCCGGTCAGCACATCCACCCGGCCCTGACCGAGCTGATTCCCAAGACATTCGGCAACCTGAGCGAGCCCGGGTAG
- a CDS encoding sigma-70 family RNA polymerase sigma factor, whose product MFTETTKSEIPALNPKSPKTIPAAGLKETGDDGTKEEKTAAAPASADALQRYMSDIRRHELLTRKEEISLARRVQNDGDQAAVYQLVVCNLRLVVKIAMKFQRFWKHNMNDLIQEGNIGLLRAAQKYDPERNVKFSYYAAFWIKAYILKFIQDNFRVVKIVTTEGQRKLFFKLRQERDKLASQGISPTPDRLAQNCGVAEEDIVDMDQRLHSSNVFLDAPLNADSNTEWLEILESNDEPLETQVSKKQMSDMVREKMAQFRKTITYRERTILDKRIYAETPQTLQQIGDFLGISRERVRQVEREILFKIRDFLKKELPDYEELAQAMAS is encoded by the coding sequence ATGTTTACTGAAACGACGAAATCTGAAATACCCGCACTTAATCCGAAAAGCCCCAAAACCATCCCTGCTGCCGGTTTAAAAGAAACCGGAGATGACGGCACCAAAGAAGAAAAAACCGCTGCCGCCCCGGCCAGCGCCGATGCCCTCCAGCGCTACATGTCCGATATCCGACGGCACGAGCTGCTCACCCGGAAAGAAGAAATTTCGCTGGCCCGGCGGGTTCAGAACGACGGCGACCAGGCGGCGGTTTATCAGCTCGTGGTCTGCAACCTTCGGCTGGTGGTCAAAATCGCGATGAAATTTCAGCGCTTCTGGAAGCATAATATGAACGACCTGATCCAGGAGGGAAACATCGGTCTTTTGCGGGCCGCCCAAAAATATGACCCGGAGCGCAATGTCAAATTCTCCTATTATGCGGCATTCTGGATTAAAGCCTATATTCTTAAATTTATTCAAGATAATTTTCGCGTAGTTAAAATTGTGACCACCGAGGGGCAGCGGAAGCTTTTCTTTAAGCTCCGCCAGGAAAGGGATAAACTGGCCAGCCAGGGCATCAGTCCCACCCCGGACCGGCTAGCCCAAAACTGCGGGGTGGCGGAAGAGGATATTGTGGATATGGATCAGCGACTGCACAGCAGCAATGTGTTTCTGGATGCCCCGTTAAATGCGGATTCGAATACGGAGTGGCTTGAAATCCTGGAATCCAATGATGAGCCCCTGGAAACCCAGGTTTCGAAAAAGCAGATGTCGGATATGGTCCGCGAAAAAATGGCTCAGTTCCGCAAAACCATCACCTACAGAGAGCGCACCATTTTGGATAAGCGGATCTATGCTGAAACCCCGCAGACACTCCAGCAAATCGGGGATTTTCTGGGCATCTCCCGGGAACGGGTCCGGCAGGTGGAGCGCGAGATTCTGTTCAAAATCCGAGATTTTTTGAAAAAAGAATTGCCGGATTACGAAGAACTGGCCCAAGCCATGGCTTCATAA